The Mobula birostris isolate sMobBir1 chromosome 6, sMobBir1.hap1, whole genome shotgun sequence genome has a window encoding:
- the mpc2b gene encoding mitochondrial pyruvate carrier 2b: MAVAGLRASYHRVLDKIGLMLPPRMRPFYEHPAGPRTVFFWAPIMKWSLVIAGLADLARPADKLSPAQSGVLCATGLIWSRYSLVIIPKNWSLFAVNFFLGCAGGIQLIRITKYNYDLKHKA, encoded by the exons ATGGCAGTAGCCGGCCTGAGAGCCAGTTATCACCGAGTGTTGGACAAGATTGGTTTAATGCTCCctcccaggatgaggcctttTTATGAGCATCCTGCAG GTCCTCGTACTGTTTTTTTCTGGGCACCAATTATGAAGTGG AGTTTAGTCATTGCAGGATTAGCTGATCTGGCCAGACCTGCTGACAAACTTAGTCCAGCTCAATCAGGAGTGCTCTGTGCCACAG GTTTGATTTGGTCCAGATACTCTCTGGTGATTATTCCCAAGAACTGGAGTTTGTTTGCTGTCAACTTCTTTTTGGGTTGTGCAGGTGGTATACAGTTGATCCGCATCACAAA GTACAACTATGATTTAAAACACAAGGCGTAA